Proteins encoded in a region of the Phacochoerus africanus isolate WHEZ1 chromosome 8, ROS_Pafr_v1, whole genome shotgun sequence genome:
- the KCNAB2 gene encoding voltage-gated potassium channel subunit beta-2 isoform X1 yields MQVSFVCSEHGLKGRSPDERLGRPAASSPSPGTRGRFRAVAMVARSLGQLSVQSLPSPGDASMKQPGMKYRNLGKSGLRVSCLGLGTWVTFGGQITDEMAEQLMTLAYDNGINLFDTAEVYAAGKAEVVLGNIIKKKGWRRSSLVITTKVFWGGKAETERGLSRKHIIEGLKASLERLQLEYVDVVFANRPDPNTPMEETVRAMTHVINQGMAMYWGTSRWSSMEIMEAYSVARQFNLIPPICEQAEYHMFQREKVEVQLPELFHKIGVGAMTWSPLACGIVSGKYDSGIPPYSRASLKGYQWLKDKILSEEGRRQQAKLKELQAIAERLGCTLPQLAIAWCLRNEGVSSVLLGASSADQLMENIGAIQVLPKLSSSTIHEIDSILGNKPYSKKDYRS; encoded by the exons ATGCAAGTGTCCTTCGTGTGCTCGGAGCACGGCCTCAAGGGCCGCAGCCCTGACGAGCGGCTGGGCCGGCCAGCGGCCAGCAGCCCCAGCCCGGGCACCCGCGGCCGCTTCCGCGCTGTGGCCATGGTGGCCCGGAGCCTGGGACAGCTGTCGGTGCAGAGCCTCCCGAGCCCGGGCGATGCCAGCATGAAGCAGCCCGGGATGAAGTATAG GAACCTGGGCAAGTCCGGCCTGAGGGTCTCCTGCCTGGGGCTCG GAACATGGGTGACCTTCGGAGGCCAGATCACGGACGAG ATGGCAGAGCAGCTAATGACCTTGGCCTACGACAACGGCATCAACCTCTTCGATACCGCAGAGGTCTACGCTGCGGGCAA GGCTGAGGTGGTTCTAGGAAACATCATCAAGAAGAAGGGATGGAG GCGATCCAGCCTTGTCATCACCACCAAGGTCTTCTGGGGAGGAAA AGCAGAGACCGAGAGGGGCCTTTCCCGGAAGCACATCATAGAAG GTCTGAAAGCCTCCCTGGAGCGGCTGCAGTTGGAGTATGTGGACGTGGTGTTCGCCAACCGCCCGGACCCCAACACGCCCATGGAAG AGACGGTGCGCGCCATGACCCACGTCATCAACCAGGGGATGGCCATGTATTGGGGCACGTCGCGCTGGAGCTCCATGGAGATCATG GAGGCCTACTCCGTGGCCCGGCAGTTCAACCTGATCCCGCCCATCTGCGAGCAGGCCGAGTACCACATGTTCCAGCGCGAGAAggtggaggtgcagctgccagagCTCTTCCACAAGATAG gAGTGGGCGCCATGACCTGGTCCCCTCTGGCCTGCGGCATCGTTTCTGGAAAGTATGACAGTGGCATCCCGCCCTACTCCAGAGCCTCCTTGAAG GGCTACCAGTGGCTGAAGGACAAGATCCTGAGTGAGGAGGGCCGGCGCCAGCAGGCCAAGCTGAAGGAGCTGCAGGCCATCGCCGAGCGCCTGGGCTGCACCCTCCCGCAGCTGGCCATAG CCTGGTGCCTGAGGAACGAGGGGGTCAGCTCCGTGCTCCTCGGTGCTTCCAGTGCAGACCAGCTGATGGAGAACATTGGAGCAATCCAG GTTCTTCCAAAACTGTCGTCTTCCACTATCCACGAGATCGATAGTATTTTGGGCAATAAACCCTACAGCAAAAAGGACTACAGATCCTAA
- the KCNAB2 gene encoding voltage-gated potassium channel subunit beta-2 isoform X3 — protein MYPESTTGSPARLSLRQTGSPGMIYRNLGKSGLRVSCLGLGTWVTFGGQITDEMAEQLMTLAYDNGINLFDTAEVYAAGKAEVVLGNIIKKKGWRRSSLVITTKVFWGGKAETERGLSRKHIIEGLKASLERLQLEYVDVVFANRPDPNTPMEETVRAMTHVINQGMAMYWGTSRWSSMEIMEAYSVARQFNLIPPICEQAEYHMFQREKVEVQLPELFHKIGVGAMTWSPLACGIVSGKYDSGIPPYSRASLKGYQWLKDKILSEEGRRQQAKLKELQAIAERLGCTLPQLAIAWCLRNEGVSSVLLGASSADQLMENIGAIQVLPKLSSSTIHEIDSILGNKPYSKKDYRS, from the exons GAACCTGGGCAAGTCCGGCCTGAGGGTCTCCTGCCTGGGGCTCG GAACATGGGTGACCTTCGGAGGCCAGATCACGGACGAG ATGGCAGAGCAGCTAATGACCTTGGCCTACGACAACGGCATCAACCTCTTCGATACCGCAGAGGTCTACGCTGCGGGCAA GGCTGAGGTGGTTCTAGGAAACATCATCAAGAAGAAGGGATGGAG GCGATCCAGCCTTGTCATCACCACCAAGGTCTTCTGGGGAGGAAA AGCAGAGACCGAGAGGGGCCTTTCCCGGAAGCACATCATAGAAG GTCTGAAAGCCTCCCTGGAGCGGCTGCAGTTGGAGTATGTGGACGTGGTGTTCGCCAACCGCCCGGACCCCAACACGCCCATGGAAG AGACGGTGCGCGCCATGACCCACGTCATCAACCAGGGGATGGCCATGTATTGGGGCACGTCGCGCTGGAGCTCCATGGAGATCATG GAGGCCTACTCCGTGGCCCGGCAGTTCAACCTGATCCCGCCCATCTGCGAGCAGGCCGAGTACCACATGTTCCAGCGCGAGAAggtggaggtgcagctgccagagCTCTTCCACAAGATAG gAGTGGGCGCCATGACCTGGTCCCCTCTGGCCTGCGGCATCGTTTCTGGAAAGTATGACAGTGGCATCCCGCCCTACTCCAGAGCCTCCTTGAAG GGCTACCAGTGGCTGAAGGACAAGATCCTGAGTGAGGAGGGCCGGCGCCAGCAGGCCAAGCTGAAGGAGCTGCAGGCCATCGCCGAGCGCCTGGGCTGCACCCTCCCGCAGCTGGCCATAG CCTGGTGCCTGAGGAACGAGGGGGTCAGCTCCGTGCTCCTCGGTGCTTCCAGTGCAGACCAGCTGATGGAGAACATTGGAGCAATCCAG GTTCTTCCAAAACTGTCGTCTTCCACTATCCACGAGATCGATAGTATTTTGGGCAATAAACCCTACAGCAAAAAGGACTACAGATCCTAA